The following are from one region of the Vibrio rarus genome:
- a CDS encoding alcohol dehydrogenase family protein: MMTTIPKTMKGIQLIGHGGPEMLQYRDDIPVQTPTSNEVLIRVSAAGVNNTDINTRTAWYSKDDGSSSDASWSGSAMVFPRIQGADVCGTIVAVGDNVCAERIGERVLIEPCLSEASGQPFNSPKYYGSECDGGFAEYTVVTAKHAYAVNSPLSDIELASFPCSYSTAENMLTRANVTSLDRVLISGASGGVGSAAIQLAKARGAYVIAITSPSKNQQLLELGADQVISRDTDLVEVLGENSIDVVIDLVAGKQWPQFLQLLRPGSRYAVSGAIGGALVELDVRTLYLKDLSFFGCTVLEPEVFQNLVNCIEQRKIKPIVAQTYPLQEINTAQDVFLKKKHVGKIVLKVSEQ, from the coding sequence ATGATGACCACTATTCCAAAGACCATGAAGGGCATTCAGCTTATCGGTCATGGTGGCCCAGAAATGCTCCAATACCGTGATGATATTCCAGTACAAACACCAACTTCAAATGAAGTGCTCATCCGCGTCTCTGCCGCTGGTGTTAACAATACCGACATCAACACCAGAACAGCATGGTACTCGAAAGACGATGGCAGTAGCTCGGATGCAAGTTGGTCTGGTAGTGCCATGGTTTTTCCTCGTATTCAAGGAGCAGATGTCTGTGGCACTATAGTTGCCGTGGGTGATAACGTCTGTGCAGAACGTATCGGGGAACGAGTTCTAATCGAACCTTGTCTTAGCGAAGCCAGCGGCCAGCCATTTAACTCACCTAAGTACTATGGCTCCGAATGTGATGGAGGATTTGCGGAATACACAGTGGTCACTGCCAAGCATGCCTATGCGGTGAATAGTCCTCTCTCCGACATTGAATTGGCTTCATTTCCTTGCTCTTATTCAACAGCAGAGAATATGCTTACCCGAGCGAACGTCACGTCACTGGATAGAGTGTTGATATCTGGTGCCTCTGGCGGTGTTGGCTCGGCAGCGATTCAGCTTGCCAAAGCGCGCGGAGCATATGTTATCGCTATTACCAGCCCTAGCAAAAATCAACAACTGCTGGAGCTAGGAGCAGACCAAGTCATATCGCGAGATACTGACTTAGTTGAAGTTCTAGGTGAAAACAGTATTGATGTCGTTATCGACCTAGTCGCAGGGAAGCAGTGGCCTCAGTTTTTACAATTGTTAAGACCAGGCAGCCGATACGCCGTGTCTGGTGCGATTGGCGGAGCTTTGGTTGAGTTGGATGTCAGAACGCTTTATTTAAAAGATTTAAGCTTTTTCGGCTGCACTGTGCTTGAGCCTGAAGTATTCCAAAACTTAGTTAACTGCATCGAGCAACGTAAAATTAAGCCAATCGTTGCGCAAACTTACCCACTGCAAGAGATAAATACGGCTCAAGACGTTTTCTTAAAAAAGAAGCACGTAGGCAAAATTGTCCTAAAAGTATCCGAACAATAA
- a CDS encoding LysE/ArgO family amino acid transporter: MSAFVAGFSIGLSLILAIGAQNAFVIKQGLLRRHVFWVCLVCALSDAILISAGVAGFSIVVTAHPQVEVVARYAGALFLIVYGIGSLKSAFNNKHTLDPMGSAPASLRKTLLVCLAFTWLNPHVYLDTLVLLGSVSTQYGENKHWFAVGAAMASVVFFFSLGYGARLLTPYFKKAHTWKVLEGIVGLVMLVLAWELLR; this comes from the coding sequence ATGTCTGCTTTTGTTGCTGGGTTCTCTATAGGCCTTTCTCTTATTTTAGCCATAGGAGCGCAAAATGCGTTTGTAATAAAGCAAGGCTTACTGCGAAGACATGTGTTTTGGGTCTGCTTAGTGTGCGCCCTATCTGATGCGATACTCATTTCGGCGGGAGTGGCCGGTTTTTCCATAGTGGTGACCGCCCATCCCCAAGTGGAAGTGGTGGCACGCTATGCCGGAGCCCTGTTTTTAATCGTCTATGGCATTGGCAGCTTAAAGTCGGCTTTTAATAATAAACACACCTTAGATCCAATGGGTAGCGCCCCTGCTTCTTTGAGAAAAACCTTACTGGTTTGTTTGGCGTTTACTTGGCTTAATCCGCATGTGTATCTTGATACCTTGGTACTGCTAGGTTCGGTATCCACCCAGTACGGGGAAAATAAACATTGGTTTGCAGTTGGTGCGGCCATGGCTTCTGTGGTGTTTTTCTTTAGTTTGGGTTATGGCGCAAGATTATTAACCCCTTACTTCAAAAAGGCCCATACTTGGAAGGTACTTGAGGGGATTGTAGGTCTAGTTATGCTAGTGCTTGCTTGGGAGTTATTGCGCTAG
- a CDS encoding aldo/keto reductase produces MKYAKLGNSGLQVSRVCLGSMTWGVQNTQQDADQQIHYALEHGVNFIDTAEMYAIPATPDTYGKTEQIIGHWISANAHKRQDVIIASKIAGPGMHWVRDGQPITGEAVIKSVEDSLTRLQTDYIDLYQLHWPNRVSPHFGKQWPNTFTFDEVDVSAHRAQMLEILQALNECIVAGKIRHCGLSDETPWGISTYLELAQKHSLPKMVSIQNEFSLLCQKDWPYLIEHCHHNDVAYLPWSPLATGLLTGKYANNARPQGTRWSLMQPKSIYRNTEFSQSAAAQYCEIAQQIGITPAQLALAWCNQVQGVTSTIIGATHLHQLQENIAAFDIELDEQTLQRINKVTQQFPAPY; encoded by the coding sequence ATGAAGTACGCCAAACTTGGCAATAGTGGACTTCAAGTATCACGTGTCTGTCTAGGCAGTATGACTTGGGGGGTGCAAAACACTCAGCAAGATGCGGATCAACAAATTCATTATGCCTTAGAACATGGGGTAAATTTCATCGATACCGCAGAAATGTATGCCATTCCTGCCACCCCTGATACCTATGGCAAAACAGAACAAATTATTGGTCACTGGATCTCAGCCAATGCCCATAAACGCCAAGATGTGATTATTGCGAGTAAAATTGCCGGTCCAGGTATGCACTGGGTCAGAGATGGACAACCCATCACAGGTGAAGCTGTGATTAAGTCAGTAGAGGACTCTCTCACCCGTTTGCAAACGGATTATATTGACCTCTACCAACTGCATTGGCCAAATCGAGTGTCTCCCCATTTTGGTAAGCAGTGGCCCAATACATTTACCTTTGATGAGGTGGATGTAAGCGCCCATCGCGCACAAATGCTGGAAATTTTGCAAGCCCTTAACGAATGTATTGTGGCAGGTAAAATTCGCCACTGTGGCTTGTCTGATGAAACCCCTTGGGGGATCAGCACTTATTTAGAGTTGGCGCAGAAGCACAGCTTGCCAAAAATGGTGTCAATCCAAAATGAGTTTAGCCTCCTTTGTCAAAAAGACTGGCCTTATCTTATTGAGCACTGTCACCACAATGATGTGGCTTACCTGCCATGGTCTCCTCTTGCCACTGGGTTGCTTACTGGTAAATACGCCAATAATGCACGCCCGCAAGGCACTCGCTGGAGTTTAATGCAACCTAAGAGCATTTATAGAAACACGGAGTTTTCCCAGAGTGCGGCGGCGCAATACTGCGAAATTGCCCAACAAATTGGCATCACTCCAGCGCAATTGGCACTGGCATGGTGTAACCAAGTACAAGGCGTCACCTCAACCATTATTGGTGCCACCCACTTACATCAGTTACAAGAAAATATCGCCGCTTTTGATATTGAGCTCGACGAGCAAACCTTGCAGCGCATCAATAAGGTCACCCAACAATTCCCGGCGCCTTATTAA
- a CDS encoding endonuclease/exonuclease/phosphatase family protein: MKLAETSNLSYLGHEHIAVDRDVTLLLAHQFKISTFNLFNYLAPPGAYYEFENIYTRQQWQDKQQWLSRQIERSDADIIGFQEIFSPDELQQQLKTLGYNYFACVDTPVIKDDFIHSEPVVGIASRYPLLSVTAVQGESQAVNELDFAFSRTPIHAVVELPYLGKIDVVVVHFKSQRPMELSQRSDTLMSVERWRSTMQRGLEARFVSAFLAQRKSQLGYPQLLVGDFNRTLHSAEFCCFIEEAQGVPSPLQDAKTLMVEATPFIATHYYGAKGSVLDYVLLSEEFDRNSAACLYEVSDYQVADAHLVNPIYAIDRMASDHGLVTVTLRARDLSLNDDLP; this comes from the coding sequence ATGAAACTCGCTGAAACCAGTAACTTGAGTTATCTTGGACACGAGCATATAGCCGTAGATAGGGATGTGACCCTTTTGTTAGCGCATCAATTTAAGATCAGTACCTTCAATCTATTTAATTATCTGGCCCCCCCAGGAGCCTATTATGAGTTTGAAAATATTTATACTAGGCAGCAGTGGCAAGATAAACAGCAGTGGTTGTCACGACAAATAGAGCGCAGTGATGCAGATATCATCGGTTTTCAAGAAATCTTTAGCCCTGATGAATTGCAGCAACAGTTAAAAACATTAGGCTATAACTACTTTGCCTGTGTGGATACGCCTGTTATCAAAGACGATTTTATCCATTCCGAGCCCGTGGTGGGGATTGCTTCCCGTTACCCATTATTATCTGTGACAGCAGTGCAAGGAGAGTCTCAGGCCGTTAACGAATTGGATTTTGCTTTTAGCCGAACACCTATACATGCGGTAGTAGAGCTTCCCTATTTAGGCAAAATAGATGTGGTGGTGGTGCACTTTAAGTCTCAACGGCCAATGGAGCTTTCACAACGGAGCGATACATTAATGTCCGTGGAGCGTTGGCGTTCAACCATGCAACGAGGTTTAGAAGCACGCTTTGTGAGTGCGTTTTTAGCCCAACGAAAAAGCCAGTTGGGTTATCCGCAATTATTGGTAGGGGACTTTAATCGAACCTTGCACAGCGCTGAATTTTGTTGTTTTATAGAAGAGGCTCAAGGCGTACCTAGCCCCTTACAAGACGCCAAAACCTTAATGGTGGAAGCGACGCCGTTTATTGCTACTCATTATTATGGGGCCAAAGGCAGTGTTCTTGACTATGTGTTGCTGTCCGAAGAGTTTGATCGCAATAGTGCCGCTTGTTTGTATGAGGTCAGTGATTACCAAGTCGCAGATGCGCATTTGGTTAACCCCATCTATGCCATAGACCGCATGGCCAGTGATCATGGATTAGTGACCGTTACCCTAAGAGCGCGAGACCTGTCTTTAAATGACGATTTGCCCTAA
- a CDS encoding MATE family efflux transporter gives MATQQAKFVEGSTMKHILTMSGAGSIGLMSLFIVDLLDMMFISMLGQVELAAAVGFAGTLIFFSTSISIGTSIAMGALVSKELGAKRAQKAKNLVMNILVTAFLVNAVITSVMTYYIPELLQLIGAKGAAFEHAKDYMYILLPSTPIVALGMAAGAALRAAGDAKRSMMATLWGGGVNAILDPIFIFVFMWNVEGAALASVLSRFTVLAFSLTPLIKQHDLVGRFRLRHWLTSQRAIFAIALPAIFTNIATPVGNAIVTSAIAQFGENFVAGFAVVGRLTPVVFAAIFALSGAVGPIIGQNYGAGRVDRVKETLRNSLIVVSVYCVVVSLILYLLRTSIVSGFNLTGDADLLVQTFCTFVAITFLFNGSQFVANTSFNNLGKPLYSTALNVGKATIGTIPFVYMGAAYFGALGVLYGQAVGNIVFGLIALIALRHHVIQLNKETCIEDEADESLHSVNMQPFCTHDAVVMEELAKNEELVADKK, from the coding sequence GTGGCAACACAGCAAGCTAAATTTGTCGAAGGATCGACAATGAAACACATATTAACCATGTCCGGTGCCGGTTCTATTGGTTTAATGTCATTATTTATCGTCGATCTGCTGGATATGATGTTCATTAGTATGCTTGGGCAAGTGGAACTTGCCGCCGCCGTGGGCTTTGCAGGAACGCTGATCTTTTTTTCAACCTCCATTTCTATAGGCACTTCCATTGCTATGGGGGCGTTAGTATCAAAAGAACTCGGGGCTAAGCGAGCACAAAAAGCCAAGAATTTGGTGATGAATATCCTAGTGACGGCGTTTTTGGTGAACGCAGTCATTACCTCTGTTATGACCTATTATATCCCCGAGTTATTGCAGTTAATTGGTGCGAAAGGTGCGGCCTTTGAGCACGCCAAAGACTATATGTATATATTACTGCCGAGTACGCCCATAGTGGCGCTGGGTATGGCCGCAGGAGCGGCACTTCGCGCAGCAGGAGATGCCAAACGCTCTATGATGGCAACCCTATGGGGCGGAGGTGTGAATGCCATTTTAGACCCGATATTTATTTTTGTCTTTATGTGGAATGTCGAAGGTGCTGCGCTCGCTTCGGTATTATCACGATTTACCGTATTAGCCTTTTCACTGACCCCATTAATTAAGCAACATGATCTGGTAGGGCGCTTTCGTTTGCGTCATTGGCTTACCAGCCAACGAGCCATCTTTGCCATTGCATTACCCGCCATTTTTACCAATATCGCAACCCCTGTAGGAAATGCCATCGTCACCAGTGCCATTGCTCAATTTGGGGAAAACTTTGTAGCAGGTTTTGCTGTTGTTGGGCGTTTAACGCCAGTGGTGTTTGCCGCCATTTTTGCTTTATCTGGGGCGGTAGGGCCCATCATAGGCCAGAACTATGGGGCAGGGCGTGTAGATAGAGTGAAAGAAACGTTACGAAATTCATTAATAGTCGTGAGCGTATATTGTGTCGTAGTGAGCCTTATCTTGTATCTACTTCGCACATCGATTGTCAGTGGTTTTAATTTAACAGGCGATGCGGATCTGTTAGTACAAACATTTTGTACTTTTGTCGCTATCACCTTTTTATTTAATGGCAGCCAATTTGTCGCCAATACCTCATTCAATAACCTAGGCAAACCGCTCTATTCGACAGCTCTTAATGTAGGCAAAGCCACTATAGGCACTATCCCATTTGTCTATATGGGGGCAGCATATTTTGGTGCGCTAGGGGTGTTGTACGGGCAGGCGGTGGGCAACATTGTGTTTGGCCTCATTGCTCTTATTGCGTTAAGGCATCACGTAATCCAATTAAATAAAGAGACATGTATTGAAGATGAAGCTGATGAAAGCCTGCATAGCGTGAACATGCAACCTTTTTGCACCCATGATGCCGTAGTGATGGAAGAATTGGCAAAAAACGAAGAGCTGGTGGCGGATAAAAAATAA
- a CDS encoding efflux RND transporter periplasmic adaptor subunit, translating into MKICTTWMLGSALLFVAHTTQANQDHLPLVSPLSCLLEPSSDVELSSEVQGIIKEIRVNRGDRVKKGQIVMKLNSTLEVAALNTVKAKLDFANRKVERNADLFRKNLISDNEQDEMLTEKRLAAFQLKEAKVRLSQRQTRSPISGVVIERIKDPGEFVDEQPFLRIATLNPIHAEVVLPAELYGQIVKNQTVNLSPLGADTVYQGKVTIIDPVIDAASNTFAVTVSLNNDAEELSVGVRCQAEFADNHG; encoded by the coding sequence ATGAAGATTTGTACAACATGGATGTTAGGAAGTGCACTGCTGTTTGTCGCCCACACAACACAAGCCAATCAAGATCACTTGCCTTTGGTTTCGCCATTGAGTTGTTTATTAGAGCCCAGCTCAGATGTTGAACTGAGTAGCGAAGTGCAAGGTATTATCAAAGAGATCAGAGTAAACCGTGGGGATCGGGTGAAGAAAGGGCAAATCGTCATGAAGCTGAACTCGACATTGGAAGTCGCGGCGTTAAATACGGTTAAGGCGAAGTTGGATTTTGCCAATCGCAAAGTGGAACGCAATGCGGATCTTTTTCGCAAGAATCTTATTTCAGATAACGAGCAAGATGAAATGCTCACCGAGAAACGCTTAGCGGCCTTTCAATTAAAAGAGGCGAAGGTGCGATTGAGTCAAAGACAAACTCGCAGTCCTATTTCTGGGGTGGTTATCGAGCGTATTAAAGATCCCGGTGAGTTTGTCGATGAGCAACCGTTTTTGCGTATCGCGACCCTCAATCCCATCCATGCCGAAGTGGTGTTACCCGCTGAGTTATACGGACAAATCGTCAAGAACCAAACGGTGAACTTATCCCCGTTAGGAGCAGACACCGTTTATCAAGGTAAAGTCACGATTATCGACCCTGTGATCGATGCCGCCAGTAATACGTTTGCGGTGACCGTTTCACTCAATAATGACGCAGAGGAGTTATCGGTAGGGGTGCGATGCCAAGCCGAATTTGCGGATAACCATGGCTAG
- a CDS encoding GNAT family N-acetyltransferase, which translates to MQIREVRTSDAQSVLSLMYQLDRESKFMMLEEGERNTTLEQQVKILESFGESSSKTMFVISDGQEVYGFAAGIGDTANRNRHSMYCVMGTKQSASGRGYGKQLLEHLEAWALTHDFTRLELTVMCHNERAFNLYSKHGFEVEGTKRNSLKVDGQYVDEFYMSKLLRT; encoded by the coding sequence ATGCAAATCAGGGAAGTAAGAACAAGTGACGCTCAATCAGTTTTAAGTCTCATGTATCAACTAGACCGTGAGTCGAAATTTATGATGTTAGAAGAGGGTGAAAGAAACACCACTCTTGAGCAACAAGTAAAAATCCTAGAGTCATTTGGTGAAAGCAGTTCTAAGACTATGTTCGTGATTTCAGATGGGCAAGAGGTATATGGCTTTGCTGCTGGCATCGGAGATACCGCTAATCGAAATCGTCACTCGATGTATTGCGTCATGGGAACCAAGCAATCAGCTTCAGGGCGTGGCTATGGCAAGCAATTGCTGGAACACTTAGAAGCTTGGGCTTTAACTCATGATTTTACAAGGCTTGAGCTAACAGTCATGTGTCACAATGAAAGAGCATTTAACCTTTATAGCAAACATGGTTTTGAAGTTGAAGGAACCAAGCGGAACTCTTTGAAAGTTGACGGTCAGTATGTTGACGAATTCTATATGTCAAAACTGCTGCGAACCTAA
- a CDS encoding DMT family transporter, whose amino-acid sequence MRIQTVTQAILLLVLANFLASLSDVSLKVLNGEVPTFQYVFIRQMMSLLIIGPLWLKLPKQQRMLGCGKVNFWRAQFILIGSGCAMVAITHLTLATANAMFYVAPLLMLPLSMLFLKERPATKKVLATAIGFIGVLVVLRPEHFHWAAIIALGSALAMAVGNILIKRLPPAQSVISTLFWTTVLTIPGALLLALPSWASIQWHHLFWIAAINIFVLNYHALVVIAYKKAPASQIALAEYSGLVFVTLFGILWFDEIPDALTVMGIAMIVVPLMPIRWRRQSSKVAVASDVAG is encoded by the coding sequence ATGCGCATTCAAACGGTTACTCAGGCAATTCTACTGTTAGTTTTAGCTAATTTCTTAGCCTCCCTCTCTGACGTCTCTTTGAAAGTGCTCAATGGGGAAGTGCCCACTTTTCAGTATGTGTTTATTCGTCAAATGATGAGCTTACTGATTATTGGCCCTTTGTGGTTAAAACTGCCTAAACAACAGCGAATGCTCGGTTGTGGGAAAGTCAACTTTTGGCGCGCTCAGTTCATTCTTATTGGCAGTGGTTGCGCTATGGTTGCCATTACCCATTTAACTTTAGCGACTGCCAATGCCATGTTTTATGTAGCCCCTTTGCTAATGTTGCCGCTGTCGATGTTGTTTTTAAAAGAGAGGCCGGCCACCAAAAAGGTATTGGCCACCGCTATCGGTTTTATCGGAGTGCTAGTGGTATTAAGGCCAGAGCATTTTCATTGGGCTGCGATTATCGCCCTAGGTAGTGCACTGGCAATGGCGGTGGGTAATATATTAATTAAGCGCCTTCCTCCAGCGCAGTCGGTAATATCGACCTTATTTTGGACGACAGTACTGACCATTCCCGGAGCATTATTATTAGCTTTACCGTCTTGGGCAAGCATTCAATGGCATCACCTGTTTTGGATTGCCGCAATTAATATATTTGTATTGAATTATCACGCTTTAGTGGTTATCGCTTATAAAAAAGCACCGGCTAGTCAAATTGCGCTGGCTGAATATTCCGGTTTAGTGTTTGTGACCCTATTTGGTATTTTGTGGTTTGATGAGATCCCAGACGCATTAACTGTGATGGGGATTGCGATGATTGTGGTGCCTTTAATGCCCATCCGCTGGCGCAGGCAATCGAGCAAAGTCGCTGTGGCTTCTGATGTTGCAGGTTAA
- a CDS encoding iron-sulfur cluster assembly scaffold protein encodes MHYTNEIQSMCPIQRGDLHASSPIPVEGRMINPKDVIAISGLSHGVGGCAPQQGAAKLTLNVKEGIIEEVLIETIGCSGMTQSAAMASEILTGKTILEAMNTDLVCDAINVAMREIFLQFTYGRTQSAFSDGGLEVGEALEDLGQTLRSQVGTSYSTKAKGVRYMEIAEGYVTKMGLDENDEVIGYQYMNLGKLMKAIDAGVDAETALAQASGQYGRFDEAVKTINPRQQ; translated from the coding sequence ATGCATTACACAAACGAAATTCAATCAATGTGTCCAATTCAACGCGGTGACCTACACGCTTCTTCTCCAATCCCAGTAGAAGGCCGCATGATTAACCCTAAAGACGTTATTGCTATCTCTGGTTTAAGCCACGGTGTGGGCGGTTGTGCGCCTCAACAAGGTGCTGCAAAACTGACTCTTAACGTTAAAGAAGGCATCATTGAAGAAGTTCTAATCGAAACTATCGGCTGCTCTGGTATGACTCAATCTGCAGCTATGGCATCAGAAATTCTTACTGGTAAAACGATTCTTGAAGCGATGAACACTGACTTAGTGTGTGATGCGATTAACGTAGCAATGCGTGAAATCTTCCTTCAATTTACCTACGGTCGTACTCAATCAGCATTCTCAGATGGCGGTCTAGAAGTTGGTGAAGCACTAGAAGACTTAGGTCAAACTCTTCGCAGCCAAGTGGGCACTAGCTACTCAACTAAAGCTAAAGGCGTTCGTTACATGGAAATCGCTGAAGGTTATGTAACTAAAATGGGCCTTGACGAAAATGACGAAGTGATTGGTTACCAATACATGAACTTAGGCAAGTTGATGAAAGCTATCGATGCTGGTGTTGATGCTGAAACAGCATTGGCTCAAGCAAGCGGTCAATACGGTCGTTTCGATGAAGCTGTTAAAACTATCAACCCACGTCAACAATAA
- a CDS encoding GGGtGRT protein, with the protein MNNATQALLAEMNMNSLEEAFAYCKEFGIDTRQQVMETQPIAFESAVDAYTVGTAYALFTDSKSSIEAANAIGKGLQASCKPGSVADQRQVGIGHGALAARLLDEKSTCFAFLAGHESFAAAEGAIKIALNVNKARTTPLKVILNGLGKDAAYLISRINGFTYVRTQFDYDTGELKEVERRRFSQGPRGEIDCYGADDVREGVAIMRSAGVDVSITGNSTNPTRFQHPVAGIYKSECNREGKSYFSVASGGGTGRTLHPDNVAAGPASYGMTDTMGRMHADAQFAGSSSVPAHVAMMGFIGMGNNPMVGASVALAVAVDEALKAKRA; encoded by the coding sequence ATGAACAACGCAACTCAAGCTCTACTAGCAGAAATGAACATGAACTCTTTAGAAGAAGCATTTGCTTATTGTAAAGAATTTGGTATCGATACTCGTCAACAAGTAATGGAAACTCAACCTATCGCTTTTGAAAGTGCGGTTGATGCTTACACTGTTGGTACAGCTTACGCTCTATTCACAGATAGCAAATCATCTATTGAAGCAGCTAATGCTATTGGTAAAGGTCTACAAGCATCTTGTAAACCAGGTAGTGTTGCTGATCAACGTCAAGTTGGTATCGGTCACGGTGCACTTGCCGCTCGTCTTCTTGACGAAAAAAGCACCTGTTTTGCATTCCTAGCTGGTCACGAATCTTTTGCAGCAGCAGAAGGTGCAATCAAAATCGCACTTAACGTAAACAAAGCTCGTACTACGCCATTAAAAGTTATCCTTAATGGTCTAGGTAAAGATGCGGCTTACCTTATCTCTCGTATCAATGGTTTCACTTATGTGAGAACTCAATTTGATTACGATACTGGCGAGCTAAAAGAAGTAGAACGTCGTCGTTTCTCTCAAGGTCCTCGTGGCGAAATTGATTGTTACGGTGCTGATGATGTACGTGAAGGTGTGGCTATCATGCGTAGCGCTGGTGTTGATGTTAGTATCACTGGTAACTCAACTAACCCTACACGTTTCCAACACCCAGTTGCTGGTATCTACAAATCAGAATGCAACCGCGAAGGTAAATCATACTTCTCTGTAGCATCAGGTGGCGGTACAGGTCGTACTCTTCACCCTGATAACGTAGCTGCAGGTCCTGCATCTTACGGTATGACTGATACTATGGGTCGCATGCATGCTGATGCTCAGTTCGCTGGTAGCTCTTCTGTACCTGCTCACGTAGCAATGATGGGCTTCATCGGTATGGGTAACAACCCAATGGTAGGTGCTTCAGTAGCACTTGCTGTAGCTGTAGACGAAGCACTAAAAGCAAAACGAGCGTAA
- the rlmF gene encoding 23S rRNA (adenine(1618)-N(6))-methyltransferase RlmF, producing MRRILSSERPMNSKRPIKNSQQTPKKPVKSGLHPRNKHHGRYNIDALVKALPALKSKIILNPKGEKTINFSDADAVLTLNKALLSHHYQVRIWDIPKGYLCPPIPGRADYVHRLADLLNNTDDAINVLDIGTGASCIYPIIGATDYQWHFTASDIDPVSIKVASEIVTHNPHLSGKITPRLQKRADAIFKGIIQEGEYYHLTMCNPPFHKSLQEAQLGSKRKSENLAKNRTKRGSTKINRASPSQADKPTKLNFGGQKAELWCPGGEEAFIKNMARESADFKQQVGWFSTLISKKENVSPMKKTLARLNVAEVKVVEMSQGQKISRFIAWRFN from the coding sequence ATGAGACGAATCCTGAGTAGCGAACGCCCGATGAATAGCAAACGCCCCATAAAAAATAGCCAACAGACGCCAAAGAAACCCGTTAAAAGTGGTCTTCATCCTCGTAACAAACATCATGGTCGCTACAATATCGACGCGTTAGTTAAAGCGTTACCTGCACTGAAAAGCAAAATCATTCTTAACCCTAAGGGTGAAAAAACCATCAATTTTAGCGATGCTGATGCGGTGCTAACGCTTAATAAAGCCTTGTTAAGTCACCATTATCAAGTGCGTATTTGGGATATTCCTAAAGGTTATCTGTGCCCTCCGATCCCAGGACGTGCGGACTATGTGCATCGATTGGCCGATCTATTAAACAACACCGATGATGCAATAAATGTGTTGGATATTGGCACTGGAGCAAGCTGCATTTACCCCATTATTGGCGCAACGGACTATCAATGGCATTTTACCGCCAGTGATATTGATCCGGTATCCATTAAAGTGGCCAGCGAAATTGTCACTCACAATCCGCATCTAAGTGGCAAAATCACCCCAAGATTGCAAAAACGTGCTGACGCCATCTTTAAAGGCATCATCCAAGAGGGCGAGTATTACCATCTCACTATGTGTAACCCTCCATTTCATAAGTCACTGCAAGAAGCGCAACTGGGTAGCAAAAGAAAGAGCGAAAATTTGGCCAAAAACCGCACCAAACGAGGCTCAACAAAAATAAACCGCGCCTCTCCATCACAGGCGGACAAACCCACTAAGCTAAATTTTGGCGGGCAAAAAGCGGAATTATGGTGCCCGGGAGGGGAAGAAGCCTTTATTAAAAACATGGCGCGAGAAAGTGCCGACTTTAAACAGCAAGTAGGTTGGTTTAGCACTCTTATTTCCAAAAAAGAAAACGTTTCTCCCATGAAAAAAACACTGGCTCGTCTTAACGTCGCTGAAGTGAAAGTGGTGGAAATGTCTCAAGGGCAAAAAATCAGTCGCTTTATTGCTTGGCGTTTTAATTAG
- a CDS encoding TetR/AcrR family transcriptional regulator, with product MSAGRKRAFDKELALKTAMCVFWSRGYGGTSVAQLSTALNINTSSLYAAFGSKDKLYKSCLEYYIEHYISPVYEGIQFPNDATGMQGLKRYFESLIDLFVNLETPKGCLLIKSTSETENPLFPSDVKEFLKIQGERIYQITFSFVQASFTGQDSEYQASLANLITMVSNGIAVQAAAGQPKETLNKCADQFTSILQLH from the coding sequence ATGAGCGCGGGTAGAAAAAGAGCATTCGATAAAGAATTAGCACTAAAAACAGCAATGTGTGTTTTCTGGAGCCGAGGGTATGGAGGGACGTCTGTTGCGCAGCTCTCAACGGCACTGAACATTAATACGTCGAGTCTTTATGCTGCATTCGGGAGTAAAGATAAGCTCTACAAATCCTGTCTCGAATACTATATCGAGCACTATATTTCGCCTGTTTATGAGGGAATTCAGTTTCCGAATGACGCGACCGGAATGCAAGGGCTTAAACGTTATTTTGAGTCTCTAATCGATTTGTTCGTGAATTTAGAAACCCCAAAAGGCTGCTTGCTGATTAAAAGTACAAGTGAGACTGAAAACCCTCTGTTTCCATCTGATGTGAAAGAGTTTTTGAAAATACAAGGCGAAAGGATATACCAAATAACGTTTTCATTTGTGCAAGCATCCTTTACTGGCCAAGATAGCGAATACCAAGCATCACTCGCTAATTTAATCACAATGGTAAGCAATGGCATTGCTGTCCAAGCCGCCGCAGGGCAGCCTAAAGAGACGTTGAATAAATGTGCTGATCAGTTCACCAGCATTTTACAATTACATTAG